A window of Paenibacillus sp. 19GGS1-52 contains these coding sequences:
- a CDS encoding metallophosphoesterase — MNSCKTFFMGLILLFIITGCNSKQVQKIPEFRIQTGHDLTLFTTTDTHYLSKQLTDGGPAFQKFLAAGDGKQLRYSDEMISAFANDIQIQHPDVAIISGDLTNNGEKQSHQDLAKQLEVIESSTGTRVYVIPGNHDLLNPWARKFKGEHQYTTESIDVKEFRDIYSSFGYDEALSQDKDSLSYLAAPSDDLWLLMLDTSQYLNNPALGYPQLDGRLTTSTLKWIEKCATLAAKSGAQIVAVMHHSLLDHSKLIQDGFTINDNQKVIDALLRNGITTAFSGHIHIQDISSYQQNSKQIYDIANSALSVYPHQFGILKYSAANRTMDYTTSSLNMELWAKSNGSTDPNLLHFNTFSEQSFGDLSYNRTYKRLTENSAYNNYTDHELQAMADTVRRLNKNYFAGTANTDNAAVLSSDGYRLWMDAPSDGLKSYVLRMTEREAKDNHHLHVQLP, encoded by the coding sequence ATGAACTCATGCAAAACTTTTTTTATGGGATTAATATTATTATTCATAATTACAGGCTGCAACAGCAAGCAAGTACAGAAAATACCGGAATTCCGAATTCAAACCGGACATGACCTGACCTTATTTACTACAACGGACACCCACTATTTATCCAAACAACTGACCGATGGCGGACCTGCTTTTCAGAAATTCCTCGCTGCCGGTGATGGCAAGCAGCTGAGGTATAGTGATGAGATGATTAGTGCTTTCGCCAACGATATCCAAATTCAACATCCAGATGTTGCCATTATTAGTGGAGATCTAACGAATAACGGGGAAAAGCAGAGTCATCAGGATCTGGCAAAACAACTTGAGGTCATTGAGAGCAGCACCGGAACCCGTGTCTATGTCATTCCCGGCAATCATGATCTGCTTAACCCGTGGGCCAGAAAATTCAAGGGTGAGCACCAATACACTACAGAATCTATAGATGTCAAAGAGTTTCGCGATATTTATAGCTCTTTTGGCTATGACGAGGCGTTATCTCAGGACAAAGACTCCTTAAGCTATCTGGCAGCCCCTTCTGATGATCTATGGTTACTAATGCTGGATACGAGCCAGTATCTCAATAATCCCGCGCTTGGATATCCGCAGTTGGATGGACGATTAACCACTTCAACCCTGAAATGGATAGAGAAATGTGCTACGCTCGCCGCGAAGAGTGGGGCGCAGATTGTGGCCGTCATGCATCATAGCCTGCTGGATCATAGCAAGCTCATTCAGGACGGCTTCACGATTAATGATAATCAGAAGGTGATCGATGCTCTGCTGCGCAACGGAATTACTACAGCTTTTAGCGGACATATACATATTCAGGATATCAGCTCTTATCAGCAGAACTCCAAACAAATTTATGATATAGCCAATAGTGCTTTGTCTGTATATCCTCATCAATTTGGCATCTTAAAATATTCTGCTGCCAATCGAACAATGGACTATACCACCTCCTCGTTGAACATGGAATTATGGGCTAAGTCAAACGGCAGCACAGACCCAAATTTGCTTCATTTCAACACATTCAGTGAACAGAGCTTTGGTGATCTATCTTACAATAGAACCTATAAGCGTTTAACTGAGAACAGCGCCTATAACAATTATACGGATCATGAACTGCAAGCCATGGCAGACACTGTAAGGCGTCTGAATAAGAACTATTTTGCCGGGACTGCGAACACGGATAATGCTGCTGTACTCTCATCTGACGGCTATCGGCTGTGGATGGACGCTCCTTCAGACGGTCTCAAAAGCTATGTGCTGCGGATGACTGAGCGGGAAGCAAAAGATAACCATCATCTGCACGTACAGCTGCCTTGA
- a CDS encoding DUF5071 domain-containing protein, whose amino-acid sequence MKSIAEYINDLYWDKTPEEKTNAIHQLQLIGEKELSCLIQPLTKGHWDGAAEVIVAIGYPRVKSILSELLVWIQDLNWPGYQVIADFLRDIGQPLIPEIKRVIIEHTSDQDWLYYIIECILSKWPTELVAQLNKELRHLVHHSANDLDVILLLHRHGLESAENLLNLLAQKEKIAQKKLDQLWNEKPAIDCTELIEDNNSQFLFRYDISTLTEYLHEIKSTCKELAAL is encoded by the coding sequence ATGAAATCGATCGCAGAATACATTAATGATTTATATTGGGATAAAACTCCTGAGGAAAAAACGAATGCTATTCACCAGTTACAGCTAATTGGAGAGAAAGAATTATCCTGTTTGATTCAACCGTTGACTAAGGGACACTGGGATGGGGCGGCTGAGGTAATAGTGGCAATAGGCTATCCTAGGGTGAAAAGTATATTGTCGGAGCTGCTCGTTTGGATACAGGACCTTAATTGGCCGGGATATCAAGTAATCGCTGATTTCCTAAGGGATATTGGCCAGCCCTTAATACCAGAAATCAAACGGGTTATTATTGAACATACATCCGACCAAGATTGGCTATATTACATTATTGAATGTATTTTGTCCAAGTGGCCAACGGAGCTTGTAGCACAGTTGAATAAAGAGCTTCGACATCTGGTTCATCATTCTGCAAATGATTTGGATGTGATTTTATTGCTGCATAGGCATGGGTTGGAGTCAGCGGAGAATTTATTGAACTTGCTCGCTCAAAAAGAAAAAATTGCGCAAAAAAAGCTGGATCAGCTCTGGAATGAGAAGCCAGCCATAGATTGTACAGAGCTGATTGAGGATAACAACAGTCAATTTTTATTTCGTTATGACATTAGCACATTAACTGAATATTTGCATGAAATCAAATCTACTTGCAAAGAACTTGCGGCTCTTTGA